Below is a genomic region from Hydrogenobacter hydrogenophilus.
CTATGTTCTTAAATAGCGGATCTATAGCGTGTTCTATGCATCCTGCTGCTGAACATGCTGATTTTGCTTCTTCGTATCCTGCAACTACCTGTCTTGCTAAAGGTCCAGCTTCTAAGGGAACAGGCTTACCATCTATTAGGTACCTTGGTGATTTTGCCCATGAATACTTACCTTGACGCTTTGCTACTTCTGGGTCAAGAGGCACCGTTTCACCTTCCCAAGGATGGAGCAGAGAAGAACCTTCAAAATAAGAATGGGTGACATCCTCCCTTACGTTCATTTGATCAAACACATAGTACTTGCCGTTATAGACAACTCCCGAAGGAGATTGCAGAGCTTGATTCCTTCCCTCTATGGTAGAAACAGGATAAAACTCTGGATCTATATAAGTGCCATAGGCTAGGAAAGCATTTACACCTGCACCGTACTTATCAAGGCCGTTTTCCATACAGAACCTTAAAAACAGTCCACAATCTGAATTTCTATGGCTTTCACTCTCATCTAACCATTTGAGTATGTCATCCCATGTCTTGTTTTCAAGCCACCTGTCTACGGAACATCCCAGCCATACCTTTTCAAGCCATTCGGTCCTGTACCTTTCAAGAAGCGCATAAGCCCGAGTTATGTGGTCAAGCTGAGGAGCACACATCACGCCACCAGGAACCATAAAGCTTGAGTGAGGCCACTGACCTCCAAACATAGCATACACCTTTACGGGAAGTGCAGAGATCTCAAGTCCTATCTTATACGAAGTTCCTACAAAGGGTGCCCAACGCTTAACTACTTCATCGTAAAGCTTGCTCTTGGCGTAGTTTTTATTTACAAAATCTATAGCGAATATGGCGTAGTACCATCTGGGAACAGACTGAAGTGTCTCACATGCCTGAGCTATGTTTCTTATGTGCCACGCGTTGGGTGGAACTTCCGTCCTCCAAGCGGTGTCTATAGCCTGACAGGCTTTATAGAGGTGGCTTCCTCCACATATACCGCACACCCTTGGTGTGACTATAAGCCCTGCGAGAGGATCCTTTCCTCTAAGGATGATCTCAAAGCCCCTGAACATGACCGCCTCTACTTGAACATCTACAACATGCCCGTCCTCTACGAACACATCTGCTCTCACATCACCCTCTAACCTTGCCAGAGGGTCTATAACTAAGTGTTGCTTAGTAGCCATGGTACGCACCTCCTTAATTTTTTTTCAAACCACAAATATGTCTTCGGTTGCCCACTTGGGTGCAGCTATCCTTGCAGTTACTGCGTGAAGCATGTAAGTGAATTTGTCCGCTTCGTATACGGATTCTTTGGGTATAACTCCAGCAACTTTCTGCGTCTTGAAAATGGTACCCGGAGCGAGGTCAAACCATGGGAAGGCAAACTCAGTACAACCTATACACGGATGTCCTGACCTTTGCTTTGAGCTAACACCGTTCCAAAGTATTCTATTGCAAGGTGCGTGGGTAAGTGGTCCTCTGCACCCAAGCTCGTAAAAGAGACATCCCTTCCTTGTACCTTGTCCAAACTCTTCTGCTGATATCTTCCACTCGTGAAACTGAACCCTCGTACAACCCGTTTGAGAAAAAGTCTTAAAGAATGTAAGCGGTCTCTGGTATTCATCTAACTGTATGTCCTTAGCTCTTCCTACAGCTAAAGCAACTAATACTTGCGTTATCCAGTCATAGTGAGCAGGACAGCCTGGTATGTTTATGACAGGAAGGCCTCCTCTGGACACAAAGTGTTCTCCTAAGAAGCCACCTTTCTTTGTTTTGTGAAACTGAAGCCCAGTGGATTCTGTGGGATTCGGGGGTACAGCAGGTATGTTTCCTTGACAAGCGCAGTTTCCTACAGCTACCACATACTTTGCTACATGAGCAAGCTCATATACCCAATCCTTCATAGGCCTTCCAGCAAACATGTTATACCTACCCGTTCCATTTGGACCAAGAACCACTGTACCTTCAAAGACGAAAATGTCAAGGGGGATCTTCTCAGCAAGTATGTCCTTTAAGAGCGCTTGAACCTGATTCCCCATCTCAAGTCCTGCTGAAGGGTGCCAGAGGATCTCTATACCAAAATCAGTAACAAGGTCGCAGACAGAAGGGTACTCTGCATTTAAAAAGGACATGGTGTTTCCGTTGCATGCACCACCGTGTAGCCAAAGCACTGTAGCCATGATACGTACCTCCAAACCATTTTTAAGAGTAAAATACCCACCTATTAAATGAATGTCCATTCAATTTACTTATACCCTCTATAAGGAAAACTTATAGACAGCGAACGATTGTTCATATATTTTTTAGGAAAAATGGAATAAGGAGGTAAACCATGAGCTATCATGAACCCGCCCTTTTAGAAGGTTTAACGGTAGGTGAAGCAAAGGAACAACTCAGCCAGCTTATAGACAAACTTGAGACAGTCAATTTTCTACTTTCCTCCCTTGAGGAGTTAATGCAGAGGACGCCATTCATTCTTGAATCCATAAGCTCTGAAGTTATACGCTTTAGAGAAAAGTTTAGGGAGTCAGAAGATGGTATAAAAGGCGTATTTGAGCTTGTTTATAGCCTTATGGAACTTTTGGAAAAAGAGAATATTGCCTCTCTGCTAAATGGAGTGCTTGAAGCTTACAAAGAGGTAAAACAGCACGATTATAGGACAAGCATCACGGGCATGGTAAGAGCTATGACAGACCCAGATGTGCAAAGAGCCTTAGCTTTTGTACTTCTTGCTCTTAAGAAGATGGGATCTTCTATGAGGTGAGGACATGAACAACGGTTATGTCTTTTTAAGAAGAGCCGAAGACGAGCTTGTAGAAGCCTACTTTAAAAAAGACGAAAACATAAGGCATCTTACTACTTTCCTAAACAGCATGGATGCTCTTGCGTATTTTGCAGAGATACTTCACGCGTATGTGGAGGCAAGAGAGGATCTGAGTGTATACATACATGAAACTAACAGGGAAGAGAGGGAAAAGTCTGTAAAGGCTGGGGCGGAGAAATTAGACTTCTTGGTTAAGGAACTTATAGGAACCCTTGAGCTTGGTAATCTTGCAGACTTTGCAAGGGCTAACTACGAAGCTTACGAAGAGACAAAGAAAAACCCAAAGAGAGTTGGGCTATTTGGCATTTACAGAGAACTAAGGGATCCAGATGTACAGCTCGCATTAGGTTTTATATTTACGCTTTTAAAACGAGTCTCTTACCTTTTCAAGGCTAATAAGTAAGATCTTCTCTCTCTTCCCTCCCTTTCTTTTTTTTGTCTTTTGTGATGTCTATCATATTGACTAATGAACGACTAATCGTTAATATTACTTTTATGAAAAAAGTAATACGGAGGTGTAAGATATGGGTATGAAGAAGTTTCTTATTCCTTTATTGATTCTATCGTCCTATGCCTTCTCCCATGACCTGTGGATAGAAAAAGAAGGGAATAGGTATGTTCTGTTCTACGGGCATCTTCATCCTAAAGAAGGTGATGAAAAACTTATAAAGTACAAACCAGAAGAGGTTCTTAAATTTGAGTGTTTTGATGTTAACGGTAAAGCTATAACATCCAAGTTTGAAAGGTCTTATCCTGCAAAGCTGGAAGGTTCTTGCGGGGTTGTGTTTGCTTTATTCTCTTCTGGATACTGGACAAAAAGCGTACACGGACTCAAAAACCTTCCTAAAAACCAAGTACAAGATGCTATAGAAAGTTGGTTGTCCTATGAAAGTGTAAAAAG
It encodes:
- a CDS encoding nickel-dependent hydrogenase large subunit; translated protein: MATKQHLVIDPLARLEGDVRADVFVEDGHVVDVQVEAVMFRGFEIILRGKDPLAGLIVTPRVCGICGGSHLYKACQAIDTAWRTEVPPNAWHIRNIAQACETLQSVPRWYYAIFAIDFVNKNYAKSKLYDEVVKRWAPFVGTSYKIGLEISALPVKVYAMFGGQWPHSSFMVPGGVMCAPQLDHITRAYALLERYRTEWLEKVWLGCSVDRWLENKTWDDILKWLDESESHRNSDCGLFLRFCMENGLDKYGAGVNAFLAYGTYIDPEFYPVSTIEGRNQALQSPSGVVYNGKYYVFDQMNVREDVTHSYFEGSSLLHPWEGETVPLDPEVAKRQGKYSWAKSPRYLIDGKPVPLEAGPLARQVVAGYEEAKSACSAAGCIEHAIDPLFKNIVSKIGPSVMVRVLARMHEAVKYYKWVKEWLAKVDFKDDRFYKKPKELPEGKGFGATEAARGALADWIVIENGKIKNYQIITPTAWNIGPKDSKGQMGPIEKAIVGAPIKNPEDPIEVAHVARSFDSCLVCTVHVYDRKRGEELARYKLGTFK
- a CDS encoding hydrogenase, with protein sequence MATVLWLHGGACNGNTMSFLNAEYPSVCDLVTDFGIEILWHPSAGLEMGNQVQALLKDILAEKIPLDIFVFEGTVVLGPNGTGRYNMFAGRPMKDWVYELAHVAKYVVAVGNCACQGNIPAVPPNPTESTGLQFHKTKKGGFLGEHFVSRGGLPVINIPGCPAHYDWITQVLVALAVGRAKDIQLDEYQRPLTFFKTFSQTGCTRVQFHEWKISAEEFGQGTRKGCLFYELGCRGPLTHAPCNRILWNGVSSKQRSGHPCIGCTEFAFPWFDLAPGTIFKTQKVAGVIPKESVYEADKFTYMLHAVTARIAAPKWATEDIFVV
- a CDS encoding DUF1641 domain-containing protein: MSYHEPALLEGLTVGEAKEQLSQLIDKLETVNFLLSSLEELMQRTPFILESISSEVIRFREKFRESEDGIKGVFELVYSLMELLEKENIASLLNGVLEAYKEVKQHDYRTSITGMVRAMTDPDVQRALAFVLLALKKMGSSMR
- a CDS encoding DUF1641 domain-containing protein translates to MNNGYVFLRRAEDELVEAYFKKDENIRHLTTFLNSMDALAYFAEILHAYVEAREDLSVYIHETNREEREKSVKAGAEKLDFLVKELIGTLELGNLADFARANYEAYEETKKNPKRVGLFGIYRELRDPDVQLALGFIFTLLKRVSYLFKANK
- a CDS encoding DUF4198 domain-containing protein; amino-acid sequence: MKKFLIPLLILSSYAFSHDLWIEKEGNRYVLFYGHLHPKEGDEKLIKYKPEEVLKFECFDVNGKAITSKFERSYPAKLEGSCGVVFALFSSGYWTKSVHGLKNLPKNQVQDAIESWLSYESVKRINQWSEAYTKPLEEDIDIVPLENPLKAKVGEKITLGVYYRGKPLKNAVVAYDEHPIGTTDENGKINIRIKHSGLQMISTSIREKADGVKADYVVKTANLSFEVK